The segment AGGGGGCACCAACGGAATTGCAGAACAATTCAGCCCCACCCATGGAGGATGACCAAGATCAATAATGTGCTCATTATCTACCTTGATAGGATGCAGTTTAAAAATCATTTGATGAAAGTATTTGTCATTTATAgcctgcttgtgtgtttgttatgcAATGGCAGTTTATTTACATTGAAAAGTGATCATTAGTCGATATTGATCTTTGGTGTTTGAATGGATATTATTTATATAGGCAAGAACACTATGGAGCTATGCTACTATTCATAACAGTATTCTCTGCACTACACCCAACAGAAATTGGATAGTCTTCCAGTTTGATTTGCCTCAGTCATGATGCTGAAGACATCCACCATGTGATGGGAAGGACCAGGCCTCTCCGTGCGCCGCCGCCCCAGAGAAAGGCTCCTTTGTAAGGCAGCCAGGCTAGCTGGGCTCTGCCAAGAGGGGGCACACAGTGCCATATTATCAGGCAGCTGGGGCCTGCGCTCGACCTAGAAATCGCCTCCGTCACCTGCGTGCTTCTGTGCTCGTGGAGCGCCATCGCAGGGTGGGTGGCTGTTGAGCCTCAAGCCAAATGGGGATGGACTTCAATGGGACACCTGTGGGTTGAATGTGATGCCAAAAATGGAGCAGGAAATGGCttaattgtttgtgttgtgtgtactgCTGAGTGCTGTGTTGGAGGATAATGTCCTAATGAATTTGACTATGCCTGTTTATTTACAATAGAACTTGAGTctatgtgctctgtgtgttttcacTAACCATGGATGGGTCAAATGCAGAGGAaaatgtctggtgtgtgtgtgtgtgtgtgtgtgtgtgtgtatcacactAGGCATTGAGGTGTGTTGCATCATTTTTTTCTCAGACCTTTTGTCCCAGGATGTGCTCTCAACGCTGATAGGTGGAACTTTTGAAATTCTATGCACATGCTGTGTTTGGGAGGAAATCCAGAACTAACTGGGATATGCTGTTCTATTGCGGAACCGGGGAAGGCCTCAGGTCAAGCCTAATACTTACATAACATTTAATGGGGCTCAGGAGTAAGCCAACAATAATGTTTGCAGAGAAAATGACCAACCAATTAAAAGTAAATGCCTTAATTGAGTATATCCCAGTGTGAGGTTTAGTTGCCAAAGGCATATTGCCACTCATCTGGTAGTTGTAATGATGGGATACACCTGAGTAAGGACTTTATAGTGACAGGGTTCTCACCCCAAACTGGGGTGTAGTGGCTCATTGTTCGCAAGAGCATTATGAAAAGGGATCCACTCCCtattctgccccccccccacaccccacacacacacacactcttcagcaGTTGCATCCTTGCCCAATCCAATGccaacatttaacttgaaccAAATGTGAACTGTTTTTCTCCAATAAGCATGTCTTAAGAAATGAAAAACGGAGAGTGAATCAACATGGAGGACTGTGAGACCAGGATCAACAGGGATTCCACTCTTGCATCTTAGCAGTACAGATTTATAGCGTAAGGTgtactaaaataaataacacaGCATGTTTGGGTTTGGGTTTTACGAATTCCTGTTTCTCTTCCAAGTCACAAAGTCAAAGCTGATGAAATACATTCTCTTTATAGTTTACATAAAAAACATGATGtgcatttaataaaaaaaacatctggaaTTGGAATAACTAAGTCCAGACATGTAATAGGTAGACTGAAAGGCAGCAAAAGGAATCTTAACTGCAAATACTATCAACCTCTATATATTTATCTCAAAATGGTTTATTTGGTATAATATGAACCAACCTACCAAAGCTGGAAGAGCGGCAGACTAGCATCTACATTCGTGGAAGTTTAAAGACAGAAaaatccatatatatatatttgctaGACAGCTATAAAATGTAGTGTGTTATTTATACAAGGTAAAACAAtagaaacaaaaacattaaaataaGGGCTAATATTTTCCATCACAATATTGTAGCATACTGTATTTTTTACAAGACAAATCCCTCTGTTGACATGATCTATATCCCTGTTGTCCCGATAGAGCGCCCCTTTAAGGCACCAACAATAATGACACCCTCCTGGGGCCAACCCAAAGTAGCTTCCATCGATCAGAAGAGgcagttcatgcatttcacagcTTTGCTGCCATAGTCCAAGCACTCAGGGCCAATGCACTCGCAGCAGGCGTTGTGGAACCAGCGGTACTTGGATCCTCCCATGGACTCACAGTACTGCTTGCACTGGTGGATGGACACACAGTCGTCGAAGTACACCACGGTGCACATGCTGTTGGCTGAGGGGTGATGGAGAGGACCGTGCCATCATTAGTGACACTCACACTGAGATCCTAAGTAGTATGTTTCCCTTAAGTGCTAATAAGCACTAAGCTACAGTTTCCCTAGCTCTGCTTGCGTGTTAAGCATGTATGTTCCGCTGCAACAcataataatgtatgtgtgtaccacCTGAACATGATTATACCCTACCACACAGGTGTGAATAACCCCCTAAAGCATTCATTACAACTCAAGAAAATGTCAAAGTACAATGTGGGGTTTGGGCAAACAACTATCCGCTTAAAGCAAATACCGTCATCAACAGCTCTGATTCCCATCTCCAGCATTTGCCTACACGCTCCGGATCCTGCTGGTGCGGAACTAGCTGTTGTCAGGCACATTCCCAAAGGCCACTTCCTCGCCAGACTTTACATACAATATAAAGTATGTAGGAGACCAACTGGTGCTAAGACATCTCACAGAGGTTCCTATCCTCCATGGGGAGCATGGACCACGTCCCTCACTGCTGGATGGCTGATTAATGagagcccccaccccccactccaccccagctcatttccacatgcacacacactcctcatccTCGGTGGGAGAAACGGATCTGGGTCACAGGTTGAGCCAGCGCAGTATGGCGGGCGGAAGCACACATCTGGCTCCAAATCAATTAGGATCAGCTCAAGTGAGTGTAGGGCTCTGGCGTGCAGCAGAGCGCGCACACATGAAAGacctgggctgggctgggctgtcatAATACCCAAACCAGACCGGCTGTACAGCCTCTGCTAACAGGAAAGCTAATGGAAGCCATTCATCTGTCAAAAGGGCCAAGTTATGGTAAGCCCCCTACATTCCTAATTTGCTTGTGGCTTTCTTGTGTTATAGATATGATCGAGAAAAATTTCCAGCTGTTACTGGTATTTCCATGTGAACTGCAACAATAGTTATTTAATACAGACAAATGTTTATTAAGAAAGTGATATCACACAGTTCCTTTACAGAGTGGGCGAATAATGCAACTCACTGGAGGTCTTACCTTGGCTGGTATCGTACGTGGCATGGATGCTGTTTCCAGGCAGCGAGATGTTTTGGTGCTGGTCCTCCATCGTCTCCAGGAAGGAGACCAGGTTCTCGTGGTAGGAGAGCTCCTCGGCCACAGGGAAGGACACCACCATCATGTTGATGGGTGCCTCGCCTTCGGTCAGGGCGCGGAAGAGCGACGGGATTGGTCGGTAGAGCTCCTCCACGGTGCTCTTGGACGTGGCCGGTGTGTCGCTGTAGTTCTTGGGGTTGCACATTCCTACAAGGTCAACATGTGCACTGAAGTCAGACTCTGGCAAAACATCCATTTAGTAAGGCATTTCATTTGACCATTATTTGAAAAAGTCAACACTGATAGAATACTCAATGAACTATTGCTTTCACAACGGAACTGTGGGTCTGTTTTCATTGTCTACTATTATTCATTTTCTGTATCATTATCctgtaaaatgtaaatgaatacacaaacataaacatcaatTAATTGTTCATATTTTGGATATAATCCACTCTTCAATCAAGTTGTCcagtaataatataatattgcaATAGCATTACTAATATGTTTAAGGCCAGAAATAAAACAATGTCTCAAAAACAGCACAGTGATATGTGTGGTTAAGGACAAAATTATTAAGAGAATTATTAAGAGGTTTGCCCTGTGAGGAAACAGAACCTCCACACAGACTGCTCCCGGATGGCCAACTCATTTAGAGCAGTCAAGTTCTGACTTAGCCTGGATAAAATCACctccacgcacacactcacccacacagtcGCAGCACTCCTCCCACAGTGTGCCGAGACAGAGCATACACTCCTTGCAGCACGAGCAGTTGCCTTCGGACGGCCGACACTGACACAACTCCTGTACGTCCAAACAACACCATAGagtacaataaacaaacacattcccCGAGGCTGCTGGAAGAGCTGGCTGCACCCTACCACATTCTTTTTTTCACACACCGACGAGCTCCAGCTGAATTTTAACTCAGTGTCCTATGTAAGTTATGTAATGGGATTGTTTTTTaatcaaatacatttacatttattaacatGTATTCATTacgctgatgcttttatccaaagagtTATATTGACCTGATATTAAAGCTACAAAAGGAGACCGTGTACAAGTCATAACTTACTTACATTTAATCAGCTGCTTTGTTCAATacaattttacaacaattgcagtGCCTCAAGGAGGTCTAATCAAGCTTCACTGCTTGCTTGGAGTGATCAGCTGGTTTGCTAGTCATAAAACTAATTCTGATTCCTTGAACAGTAGTGAAAATGCCACATCGCCCACACCAGATAGGCTGTGTAAAAAaccaaaaataaaacacaatgcTGGGCACAAATCCTGGAAACTCACTGTATTCAGACATGAGTGGCACTGCAGTTAGTCTGGAGGGTGTTTGCTCACGGCAGGGGGAAAGCCTTTTCTCTTTTCACCCCGGCCATGTGTCACCCACATGCTTATTACAACATGACACAGCCCATCTACCACATATCAAAACAGACTGTACGCATTTAGAAGCCATTAGAGGGAATCAGAGCGCTGTGGCTTGAGCCCGGGCGCTCAGGGCGACGTCAAGCTGCTTCCACTGCTTGGGAGTAGcacatggagaggaggaggggcaggGACAGAAGGAGGGAGGTAGGGGGGGGTGTAGAGGTCAAATTCCAGATGTGCACAGGGATGGAGAAAACGAACCTCCATCGAAAAAGCTAAGTAGAGAGGTTACTTTGTCTGTTTATCTTTTCCCCCAGACATATCAGACCTTAATGGACTCTGAGGTCCTGGTGCATGGGATttttggaggggagggggttgttAGGATTGGCTAAGTTGTCAACAGTGCCCTGTCAGCTACTAGGAGAAAGTTAAAGTTTATCCCCCATACTATAATGCAGTACGACATGTCTCAAAACAGTGCTCAACTGAACACCCACACCCTAACCTACTGTCCTAGTAATCTAGCTCAAAAGGCTACAATATTGTAGcctaaataaagaaaatataatTATTCTAAAATACATAATTGAAATGATGCCCATGCCAAGGcctaaagtaggcctaaatagATCCCGCTCTTACCTGAATCAGACACTTGCTGACATCGCTCGCACACAGCGCTTTATTACAGGCGGTGACAAGTGAGAGTCCCGAGAGAAGAAAGAGCAGCCCAGCGAGGAGAGATATTTGGGTTTGGGCAGACTTCATTCCGGCACGAACGAATCAAACCCAACCTAAGGTAACCAGACAAAATCGGTTAGCTAAAAGTTAACAAAGGTAgtaactaaaaaaaaatcaagagcATGTCAAGAGAGACAGAACTCTGGTGCTGTTGTGTGGGGGAGTGTAGCTTTACAAGATCACTATCAAGGTACAATCAACAGACGGCCAGACACGCAAAAGTTACAGGGTACAGCTAATTTAATTCTTTGTCTCTCGTTATTGTTATGCAAACGTCAATCACTTCAAAGGTACCAACAATTTCCACAGCGACACGCTATATCGGCGTCAGGCAGGAATCGCCCTCCAAAAAGGGAACTCATTTTAAAATCAAAACTACCGTTAGGCTAGTCATACTTCACGTCGTAGGCTACAACAAAAATGTAACAACCTGCCATATCGCCCCATTTCTTAATATTCAAAACAAGTGAAACTTTGACTACCATTTTCTTTAAGCCGCGTTGAAAAGACAGCCTAATTTTAATAATGCGTTCCTCATGTTCGTGCATCAGTTTGTCATTTGACTCCCCAATGGATCACTGAAAGTTTCTCCCTTAAGATATATTGTTATAAAGTATCATTCTCAAAGCCGACAATGTATCCAAATGACAAACAATGTATCCAAAAAAACTAAGTAAATTGGGTCACTTATTTTCTGCTCATGTTTCGAAAGACGTAACGAGGGGCGAATACCAGCACCTTTTTGTAAGGCATAACAGGACAGGAAGAAACAGGCATCAGGCTTTCTGGCTCCATTTCAAAGCATGCGCGAAAGAAAATTGTAGACATCAATGCTTAAGACGGGGAACTTACCTTTTAAAATAAAACGTTTACTCCTCGCTTCCCAAGGTGATTGTCGACTATACTTTTATTTTTCATCAACTTTTCAGAATTAAGGCATGTTCTGTCTCGATGGCGTGACTCTTCCCTCTACACAAAGCGAGAGAAGCAGTCTGCGCCTTAAAGACACAGGACCATAAAAGTACAGGTGAGAACACGAGCAGCCCACATCGTGCCTAAGCATCGTGCCTGCTTCTCAATGCGAGCGGTGTAGGAAAGAGTCACAAACTGGATAGCTGTTTTGCTGTGGAATGTTGTCCCTTTTGATTCAGTTTCACAACCCCCCTTACAGATGCTCTAGCCAACATTTAGTTTTAACTTAGCTACAAAAAGCTGCAGCTTCAATGACAAGAAATTAAATTCAACCAGTCTTATGTGTCATATTAATCGCAAGTTGGCTATTGTGattacataaattattttagcATTACACATGCAACAGATTTGTGGCCTTATCCGTTTTATTTGCAATTGGATAGGCCTGCCATATTTTACTGGTGGTAGTGAGATGGTTTTCCATGCGATAACCAGCGCGTGTTCTTAAATGTGTTCTGTGGTGTACATAGACTGTTcaatatatacagtctatggtgtggTATATTAGGGACATCCTGAACTGCAATATGACAGACTGAAACGtctagcctataataaaaaaaaacgcaaGAAGCACGGGATGCGTGAAGACAGCAAAATGCACAGCTCGTCGGCTCCCGTAGTCATCACCTTCGTCGACGTTGGCGACAGTCAGGAGTCTAAACAGCAGTTTGCTAATGCTAACAGTGCCCAGAAAACAGAGTTGTTTTAAACGGTTTCATTGCCTTTATATACATGGTGAAAGGGCTAATACTATAACGTTACAATGGCTGCGAAGATAAACGAAGCCCATGAGCACATTGCCAAAGCAGAGAAATAGTAAGTGATTCATTTTGCATTGTGAGCCAACCTGAGCTGTGCTAGCCATCAATAGCTAGCTTGTTGTGACTgtataatgttaacgttagctgtgTGTAAATGGCAACCAGCTACCTTTAAACTAGTGTTTCcgctgtaaataaatgtgttatgCATTTACCACTGAGAAATGGAGTACGATTTAAGTGCAGTGGTAGCCTGTTTACTTAGGCGATGCTCGTAGTGTAACGTTAACAGCAAGGTATAAGTGAAGTCAAGCTTAAAAACAGCATAGCCTAATTGACAGATTGCGACGTCGATTTGTCCTGTTTATTGGTAGTTTGCGTAtacataaaaacatattttaacaaGGCCTATAGGAACCTGACACTCCTGCTTTGGTTGATCATACCTTTCATGACGGTGCATTCATAATAGGCTGCCTGCCTAACCACATTCAAGAGACAAGATTATGATACTAATATATCATACCTCTCGTCTTAAATTGACTGTTAGCTGTTGTCCTCTTTCTGCCCCATTCATCACAAAAACTACTTAATCTACTACAGTCTGAAGACAAGTTTCATGAAGTGGAAGCCAGACTACGATAGTGCTGCGTCAGAGTACGGCAAAGCAGGTTTGTGCTACTTCTCCATGACAAAGATGCGGAAATTTAAGTCTAGTTTAATTGTTTAATAGCATCCTTCTGTAGAAACATGCTTTAAGTACTCATGAACAGCCGGTGTTTTGCTTATGcgtctgtgtatttgtttttgcaGCTGTTGCTTTCAAAAATGCAAAGCAACTGGAGGAAGCCAAAGAGGCATATCTGCAGGAGGCAGAGGCCCACGCCAACAACAGAACGTATCCTTACAGCCTCACCCTCTGTGAAGTTCTTATGTGAAGGTTAAAATAACAGCTCATTTTTGTTATAATAATACAGTGATCAAATATTTAGAGCTGAGGAAAAAAAGTTGCAACATTGATATATACATTTCTCCTTGATTCAGTATACAGTCTGTTTCATGCTGCAAAGTAAGTAACTTGTATGAATTTAAAATATCTTAATGTTATGTATTTTATTATGACTAATTATTGCAACCAGTACATTTGATTTCTGTTTTTTATAGAGCACTTGAACAAGCAGGGATGATGCTGAAGGTATGTTCCAGAAACAGAGCAAAATTGTGATTTCATTTAGCCTTCTTAATACAACATAAAGAAACTGTTACATCTGAAGCAGTTGCAAACCGGAGTAAGAGGATTGTTTTTACAGTTGGCTGACCACTGTTCTGTTTTGTTCTTTAGGACATGCAGAGGATACCGGAAGCTATTCAGTATATTGAAAGAGCGAGTATGATGTATGTGGAGAATGGCACTCCAGACACTGCAGCTATAGCACTGGACAGGGCTGGAAAGTGAGTGGACATGCAAGTGCTTAGATCAGCGACTTCAACCTTTTTGGGGATAAGGGGCACCACACATCAAGCCAAAATGGCAAGGCACACTGACTTATGGTTACTGATGATGAATTAtgtcacacacattatcataGGCTGTAACGGGGGCGCCCAGCGAGGAaggcggtggtagcgtagtggttaactAGAATGTAGTGGGTTCAACTcttggcttccaccgttgtgcccttgagcaaggcacttaaccccaagatGCTCTGGGGACagtgtaatcccttgtaatagaaTTGACATATGCAGGTCACCTTGGATGAAAAATGTCtgcttaatgtaatgtaaatgaaatATGCTCATATGATGTTGACTGAGCTGTGTAAGAGAGATATTGGACTACTTTATAACAACCACTTGAGCCTGTGTAAAAATGCATTGGGTTCCTCAAAATGCCACTGGCTTAGATAAAGAAAGAAGTCCTACACATCCCAAACATGAGGATGAGTGCTGTTCTGCATCTTCTAACACTGTAGCATGTAATGGACTGCACATCATATAACTCCCATTCAATATTTATTTGTGTAATGTTTCAATCTTGAAGCGTCACATTGTCAATTAAGTCATTGAATGGGAACTATATTGTTCTACCTTAACGATTGTGATGTTGGATTGAATCATTCTTTTTTCACATAATTCCAAATCTACgtttcaattgttttttttttttttagattaatAGAACCAGTGGATCTTGCTAAAGCAGTGGACCTCTACCAGAAAGCTGGATCAGTATATGAGGTAATCAATGTTAACTTGTAacttgtctatctatctataagttacaggaacgtctgtctgtctgtgtgtgtgtgtgtgtgtgtgtctgttattcGCATATCTCTTGAACCGTTAGTCCGATGGATTTCCAACTTGACAGAAGACTTGCTATGTGCATGAGTACAGTGCCAAATGTGATGTTGTTTGGATAAGTAATgc is part of the Alosa alosa isolate M-15738 ecotype Scorff River chromosome 16, AALO_Geno_1.1, whole genome shotgun sequence genome and harbors:
- the LOC125309970 gene encoding twisted gastrulation protein homolog 1-A-like, whose translation is MKSAQTQISLLAGLLFLLSGLSLVTACNKALCASDVSKCLIQELCQCRPSEGNCSCCKECMLCLGTLWEECCDCVGMCNPKNYSDTPATSKSTVEELYRPIPSLFRALTEGEAPINMMVVSFPVAEELSYHENLVSFLETMEDQHQNISLPGNSIHATYDTSQANSMCTVVYFDDCVSIHQCKQYCESMGGSKYRWFHNACCECIGPECLDYGSKAVKCMNCLF